Sequence from the Candidatus Accumulibacter similis genome:
CGAGCGCCTTCGCCGCCGAGGGCTTGCGCTGTCGGTGCTCGCGTCGCGCAGCCCGGTCACGGTGGAGCTGGGGTTTCGCAGTCCGTATGGCTACGCCACGGCCGAGGCGATCGTCGAGTTCGACTACCACGTGCGCATGGTCAAGACCCTCGTCCTCAAGGACCGCATGAGCGACGAGACGGGCAGGGCCGAGATCCGCGCCATCGGCCGCGGCCTGCGCGCGCTCTTCCTCGAGCCGATCCGCTGGGAGCGCAACCTATTGCGCGAGGAAATGCTCCCGCTGAGCCGGCGCGACTTCCTGCCGGGCGCCGACGAAGCGGCTCGGCAGCGCGTGCGGGCCGCGGTGGCGTTGTTCGGCGAACTTCCGCGCAAAGTGTTTACCGGCGAGGAGGCGCCACGGCACTCGCAGCGGCGCGTCACCCCGACCGCGGCGGAACTGCGGTTGATGCAGCAGGTCTCGCTCGGCGCGGACGCCGGGCCGCCGCCACCATCGGAAGGGCAGCTCCTGTGACGACGGGGATATGCCCGCCGGCACGGCACCCCAGTGCGCAGGAGTGGGCGATGCTTCGCGTGCTTGCGCGCGAGGCACTCGCCGACGCCACGTTACACGGTGCCGCGCAGCTGTCATTCCGCGGCTATCGCGTCGCTGCCACGCGCCTCTGCACCGCCGGGACGGATGGCGCATTCGTCGAGATCACGCTGGCTGGCAATCGCGGCGGCGAGCCGCTCGACAGTGTCCGCATTGCAGTTGCATTCCGATCGGACCCGGGATCAGCATGCCGCATCGATCACTCGCGTGCGCCGGCAATCGCTGCGCGTCACTCCGAGTCTCTCGCTGGCTGTGTCAGCCCGGTTGATGCCCGTTACGCATCGCCCGAAACCGGTCAGATCTCCTGAGAACCGGTGGCCGCAAGGTCCGGAGATTTCGTCAGTGCTTCTACCCAGCCGGGGAGTCCCATCCCCGTACTGGGATGGTCTCCCCATTTTCATGTTTTCCATGTCATAGGAGGCCATCATGTCCGAGTCATCCCAAGCCAGCAGCCAGCCGTCGTACTTCAACCTGCACGTCGAAGGCGTCGGCTATCTCAATCGTGTTCGCACCGTGAAGCCGAAGAAGGGCCAGGAGTTCCTGGCCTGCACCGTGGCTGCCCTCCGCGGCAGCGACAGTGACGTCAGCTACACGAAGTTCGACTGCCGTGTCAGCGGTGCTGACGCTCAGGCGATCGTCAAGCGCCTGGAAAACGATGTCGCGGCCGACAAGTCCGTGATCATCGGCTTCCGGATCGCCGACATCTATCCCGAAATGTTCACCTTCGAGAAGGGCGACAGGAAAGGACAGCCGGGCGTCAGCATCAAGGGTCGACTGCTGCGCATCAAGTTCGCCAAGGTCAACGGCGAACCCATCGATGTGCCGCAACCGGCGCGCGCGGAGGAACACGAGAGCGTTCCGTTCTGACCGCCGGCACCGTCAGTCTCAATCCATCCCCCGGGGAGCTCGCTCCCTGGGGGAGGAGTTCCCCATTCGTCATACGAAGGAGAACTCCATGTGTCGACCGATCGAGTCGATGTCGGACGCGGCCCTGCTCAGCACACTTGTCGGGCCCCGAACGGCAGCGAACCTGTTGAAAGACGCGAGCGGCAGCCTGTCGCGGCTGCTGAACGCAGACGTAGCGCAGCAAGTCCCGTCGTCCTCCGTCGGAGCGAAGCTGATGGCGGCCAGGGAACTGGTCCGTCGTGCCCTTGCCGAGACGATGCGCGAGCGGGACATGCTGGCCTCACCGGCCGCGGTGCGGGACTACTTGCGGATCATGCTGGCCCAGCGCGACCACGAAGTCTTCATGGTGCTGTTTCTCGATGCACAGAACCGGGTCATCGCGCCCGAGGAAATGTTTCGAGGGACGCTCACGCAGACCAGCGTGTACCCGCGTGAAGTGGTCAAGCGGGCGCTGTCGCTGAACGCTGCGGCAGTGATCCTGGCGCACAACCACCCATCAGGCGTCGCCGAGCCCAGCCGGGCCGACGAGTTCCTGACCCAGTCGCTGCGTTCCGCACTGGCCCTGGTCGACATCCGCGTGCTCGACCACATCGTGATCGCAGGCAGCAACGCCACGTCGTTCGCCGAACGCGGCCTGTTGTAGCCCGTGAACCCTGCGCGACGCCCGTCGCGCATCCCATCCGGATCGGGACTTCCCGGTCTGGTTCTTCACCCCAGCGGGGATGTGCATCCCCGCATGGCGGGGGGCCGTTCCTGCAACTTCTCTGGAGTCTCACCATGAAGAGCGGACGTTCTCTCGTCGATCTGGCCCGTGAACTCGAGCGCCAGATCTCCTCCAAGCGCGACCTGGTCGTGCCTTCGTCCTTCCTGCAGTGCCGTACCGATGAGGATGGCAGCCTCAAGCTGATCGTCGACTCCTGCCAGGGAGACGGCGAATACGGCGTCACGGGTCTGGCGCGTCGGCAGCTCGCCGACAAGCTCAAGATCCCGTTCGCCTACTTCGAGCGCATGCGTACCGAGCAGCCGCAACTGCTCGATCGCAACGTCAACACCTGGCTGCAATCGGACGGCGACCGCCGGATGATCCGCACGCTGGACGGGCAGGTGAGGGCGGTGCTGTCGGACCGCTATCGCCGACTGGACAACTTCGATCTTGCGGAGAACGTCCTGCCGATCCTGCAGCGGCTGGAGGGTGCCCGCTTCGAATCGGTCGAACTGACCGAGACGAAGATGTACCTGAAGGTCATCACGCCTCGCGTCGAGTTCGAGGTCGCCCCCGGCGACATCGTGCAGGCCGGCATCGTCATCACCAACTCGGAAGTCGGCTGCGGCACGCTTTCGGTGCAGCCGCTGATCTACCGGCTGGTGTGCAAGAACGGTCTGATCGCATCGGACCATGCGCTGCGAAAGACGCACGTCGGGCGCTCGCTGACCACGGAAGCGGAGTCGGTCAATGTGTTCAGGGACGACACCCTGGCCGCAGACGACCGGGCCTTCTTCCTGAAGGTGCGGGATGTGGTCGAGGCTGCGGTGTCCGAAGCCACGTTCCGCCAGGTCGCACAGAAGCTGCAGAAGACGCGCGACATCCGTCTGACCGGCGACCCGGTGAAGTCCGTCGAGGTGCTGGCCAACCGCTACACGCTCAACGACACCGAGCGGGCCGGCGTGCTGCGGCACCTGATCGTCGAAGGCGATCTCAGTGCCTATGGGCTGGTCAACGCCGTCACGCACTTCTCGCAGGACGTCGAGGACTACGACCGTGCCACCGAGTTTGAGGCGCTGGGCGGCAAGCTCATCGAGCTGGCCCCTGGCGACTGGAAGGAATTGGCCCACGCCGCCTGAGAACCCCCGAAGCACCGCTACCGGCGGTGCTTCGGGACTCCTGCCCCTGATTGAAGTCCTCCCCCCTCGCCCGGCGCAGCCTCACGGTTGCCCGGGCATTTTTTCGTCTGTCAGCAGTGCTGACGGCTGCCCCGGCTGTCGGTCGGTCGAGCGAACGAGAAACTCATCTGCCGAGATAGACCGCCGTGATCTGCTCGCGCTCGTGCCCCAGCTCTTCGCTGATCGTGAGTCGCGCTTCGCGGTCGGCCTCGCGCTGCGAGGGTGTGAGGTCTCTCGACCGCGGCCCGCCGGCCGCCGGCGCCGGCCATCCGGTCAGCTCGCGGTAGCGGGTCTGCGCGTACTGGTGGCGATGGCCGTGGATGCGGTGCGCGCCGGCCGCCGCGCACTGATACTCGAAGCGGCGCATCTGCTCGACGTAGCTTCGCTCGGCCGGGATGAGGCTCCCCCTGCCGGCCAGCGCCTTGGCCTCGTCGAGGACCTGGCGCTGCTCCGCGTTGCGGATCGGGATCTCGCGCGGCCGCCCACCCTTGGTCCAGGTGTCCTTGAGCGCCAGCCGGTCGCCACGGTCGGCCCACTCGGGACGGATCTTGATCGACTCGCCGCGCCGCAGGCCGAAGGCCGTCTGCAGCCGCAGCGACATCGCCGTGTAAGGATCCGTGATCCTGGCGAGATCGCCGCCGGTCAGTTGCCGCGCCTTGCTGACATTGGTGACGTACTGCCGGTTGCCGATGCCGTAGTGGTCGTTCTCGCGGGCGATGACGTTCTGTTTGCCGATCTTCTCGGCCCACCATCGCAGCTCCGCCATCCGGTTCTTGATCGTGCCCACGGCGAGGCCTTCCGCCTGCCATCGCTCCACCAAGCCCTCGACGTGCTTGGGCTTGAGGCTTGCTGCAGCCATGTGTCGATAGCCCAGTTCGTGAAGCTGACTTGCCACCAGGTCCAGCACGCGCTCGCGGTCGCGCTGGGTCGCGAAGCTGCCGTCGCGGTTGCGCCGGCACAGCTGCTTCAGCTCGTAGTTCAGGTTACGCATTCGATTGCTGCTGTCGGTTGCCGTCCTCGTTCCTGTCGGTTGCCCCTGGGGCGAGATGCTTCGTTGTCGCTGGTGTGTGATCGGTCAGGTCAGTGTTTCTGTCCGTCCCGAACGCCTGGGCGTTGCGGGAACCACGAGGGACACGGGACACCACTCCCGTTTCGTGCCGAGTTACTGCTGGCCGCCGCGGCACGCGGCATTGGCGTCGATGGCGCTTCCTGCGGGAAGGTGATCCATCGGGTGAGCCATTGCCCCAAGGCCCTGGGTGCGCCGGTTGGCGCCATGGCTGACATGGCCCGCGGGGAGCGGGCGGGTGCAGACCGCGTTGCACGGTCCGAGGTTTTGACGCGCCAGGGAGCCCGTCACGTGGGGTCATCACTTGCGACAGCCCCGGCAAAACGCTCGTGCGCTGGGGCAGCGTGCGCGTCGTCACTACTGGCTGGCACCGCGTAGTGACGACGCGGTTGGCGCAGGGGGCTGGGGCAGAGTGCGGGCGTGATTGCAGCAGTGGCGTCTCGGCTGATGCCGCTACGGTCCCGCATGCTCGATTGGGGCAGGGCAGACGCTTCGTCTCCGAAGCCTGACGCGTATCTCCAAGCCTTTTGGCCGCCGGGTTTCAGGAGATGAGGCCGGCGTATGCGCCCACGGATGCGGGCAGGGGCGATGCGGTGTCGGGCATCAACCGGGCTGACTCAGCCAGCGTAAGCGGCAACGATCCTGCGCCAACGCCTTCCGGAGCGCAACCGCAGTGGTCGACTGCGGCAGGCATACGTCGTCCAAGCATTCGACAACATCGTCAGCACTGCGGACGGCCGGGACAGCCCTCGGTCCGTGCAGGCGACTTACCCACCGCCGCGCGAGTCTTGCGTGTGAGGCGCCGATCGCGCGGCCGTGGATAAGCCTCTCCCTTCCGAGCGTTGTGGGACGCGGCTAAGGACCGGGTGGCGAAACGCGCCTGACGATCTTGCCAAGGTACAAATCGGCAGGTTTGTCGA
This genomic interval carries:
- a CDS encoding integrase domain-containing protein, with product MRNLNYELKQLCRRNRDGSFATQRDRERVLDLVASQLHELGYRHMAAASLKPKHVEGLVERWQAEGLAVGTIKNRMAELRWWAEKIGKQNVIARENDHYGIGNRQYVTNVSKARQLTGGDLARITDPYTAMSLRLQTAFGLRRGESIKIRPEWADRGDRLALKDTWTKGGRPREIPIRNAEQRQVLDEAKALAGRGSLIPAERSYVEQMRRFEYQCAAAGAHRIHGHRHQYAQTRYRELTGWPAPAAGGPRSRDLTPSQREADREARLTISEELGHEREQITAVYLGR
- a CDS encoding DUF932 domain-containing protein, which encodes MKSGRSLVDLARELERQISSKRDLVVPSSFLQCRTDEDGSLKLIVDSCQGDGEYGVTGLARRQLADKLKIPFAYFERMRTEQPQLLDRNVNTWLQSDGDRRMIRTLDGQVRAVLSDRYRRLDNFDLAENVLPILQRLEGARFESVELTETKMYLKVITPRVEFEVAPGDIVQAGIVITNSEVGCGTLSVQPLIYRLVCKNGLIASDHALRKTHVGRSLTTEAESVNVFRDDTLAADDRAFFLKVRDVVEAAVSEATFRQVAQKLQKTRDIRLTGDPVKSVEVLANRYTLNDTERAGVLRHLIVEGDLSAYGLVNAVTHFSQDVEDYDRATEFEALGGKLIELAPGDWKELAHAA
- the radC gene encoding DNA repair protein RadC; this translates as MCRPIESMSDAALLSTLVGPRTAANLLKDASGSLSRLLNADVAQQVPSSSVGAKLMAARELVRRALAETMRERDMLASPAAVRDYLRIMLAQRDHEVFMVLFLDAQNRVIAPEEMFRGTLTQTSVYPREVVKRALSLNAAAVILAHNHPSGVAEPSRADEFLTQSLRSALALVDIRVLDHIVIAGSNATSFAERGLL
- a CDS encoding TIGR03761 family integrating conjugative element protein; translation: MSTPRAPAPSMPEHANTESAMTAQDAPSSLGPVPDPAPAISAPAAPARPAGSSLGQLVDETPDAMTLHTQDAYRMFTGRAADPASNAPAIPGGRRFAAVLKAIWYLSANDNPYADWILIRVYQSLSGIRSQMGQVIEEREAEFERLRRRGLALSVLASRSPVTVELGFRSPYGYATAEAIVEFDYHVRMVKTLVLKDRMSDETGRAEIRAIGRGLRALFLEPIRWERNLLREEMLPLSRRDFLPGADEAARQRVRAAVALFGELPRKVFTGEEAPRHSQRRVTPTAAELRLMQQVSLGADAGPPPPSEGQLL
- a CDS encoding DUF3577 domain-containing protein, which codes for MSESSQASSQPSYFNLHVEGVGYLNRVRTVKPKKGQEFLACTVAALRGSDSDVSYTKFDCRVSGADAQAIVKRLENDVAADKSVIIGFRIADIYPEMFTFEKGDRKGQPGVSIKGRLLRIKFAKVNGEPIDVPQPARAEEHESVPF